In Edaphobacter bradus, the following are encoded in one genomic region:
- the preA gene encoding NAD-dependent dihydropyrimidine dehydrogenase subunit PreA, with protein MSTPKPTLETTFAGIKCMNPFWLASAPPTNCGEQVMRAFDAGWGGAVWKTIGAPITNVSSRYSSIDWDGHRMMGLNNIELISDRPTEVNLREIAEVKRRYPKNIVIASLMVESKRETWHEIVQRAEDAGADGLELNFGCPHGMSERGMGSAVGQVPEYCEQITSWVKEKARTPVIVKLTPNISDIRMPARAAKRAGADALSAINTINSITGINLDNFQPNPNVDGKSSHGGYCGPAVKPIALNMVQQVQSDPAAALPLSGIGGIGTWRDAAEFILLGCGNVQVCTAVMHYGYRIIEDMQDGLLAWMAEKGFTTIDDFRGLSLPNVTDWKYLNLNYKIVARIHEDLCIGCQLCYTACWDGAHQCIHLDRTAPAPDTTRTPAMVEATSAQRISTTPIPKLDSGGAAHSSAITPLERIPRVDEEHCVGCNLCALVCPVENCITMEQINNGLPPQNWDERTSAGLVPEGAREVMNTNG; from the coding sequence ATGTCCACGCCTAAGCCAACTCTCGAAACCACCTTCGCCGGCATCAAGTGTATGAACCCATTCTGGCTGGCCTCGGCTCCACCCACCAACTGCGGCGAGCAGGTCATGCGTGCCTTTGACGCCGGTTGGGGCGGCGCCGTATGGAAGACCATCGGCGCCCCCATCACTAACGTCAGCTCGCGCTACTCGTCGATCGACTGGGACGGACACCGCATGATGGGCCTCAACAACATCGAGCTCATCTCCGACCGGCCCACAGAGGTCAACCTGCGCGAGATCGCCGAGGTCAAGCGCCGATATCCAAAGAACATCGTCATCGCGTCACTGATGGTCGAGTCGAAGCGCGAGACCTGGCACGAGATCGTGCAGCGCGCCGAAGACGCCGGAGCCGACGGCCTGGAGCTCAACTTCGGATGTCCGCACGGAATGAGCGAGCGCGGCATGGGCTCGGCCGTCGGCCAGGTGCCTGAGTACTGCGAGCAGATTACCTCGTGGGTCAAAGAGAAGGCGCGCACACCCGTCATCGTCAAGCTCACGCCCAACATCTCCGACATCCGCATGCCCGCCCGCGCCGCCAAGCGCGCTGGAGCCGATGCGCTCTCCGCCATCAACACCATCAACTCCATCACCGGCATTAACCTAGACAACTTCCAGCCGAACCCCAACGTCGACGGCAAGAGCTCGCACGGTGGCTACTGCGGCCCTGCAGTTAAGCCCATTGCGCTCAACATGGTCCAGCAGGTGCAATCGGATCCCGCAGCCGCGCTTCCCCTCTCCGGCATCGGCGGCATCGGCACATGGCGCGACGCAGCGGAGTTCATCCTGCTCGGCTGCGGCAACGTACAGGTCTGCACCGCGGTAATGCACTACGGCTACCGCATCATCGAGGACATGCAGGACGGCCTCCTCGCGTGGATGGCAGAGAAAGGCTTCACGACCATCGACGACTTCCGCGGCCTCTCGTTGCCCAACGTCACCGATTGGAAGTACCTCAACCTCAACTACAAGATCGTCGCCCGCATTCACGAGGATCTCTGCATCGGCTGTCAGCTCTGCTACACCGCCTGCTGGGACGGCGCACACCAGTGCATCCACCTCGACCGCACTGCTCCTGCGCCCGACACCACGCGTACGCCGGCAATGGTGGAGGCTACGTCGGCCCAACGCATCTCGACCACGCCCATCCCCAAGCTCGACTCCGGCGGCGCTGCCCATTCAAGCGCAATCACGCCGCTCGAGCGCATTCCGCGCGTCGATGAAGAGCACTGCGTAGGCTGCAACCTCTGCGCGCTCGTTTGTCCGGTCGAGAACTGCATCACGATGGAGCAGATCAACAACGGCCTGCCGCCGCAGAACTGGGATGAACGCACCTCCGCAGGACTCGTCCCCGAAGGCGCGCGCGAGGTCATGAACACCAACGGATAA
- a CDS encoding NAD(P)-dependent oxidoreductase, translated as MSQRASYRQQFSPAPEIAAKFGDIHPPLGSQAATVEANRCLYCFDAPCTAACPTHIDVPRFIKKIASGNLAGSARTILDANILGASCSRACPVNVLCEGSCVMHRYNKQPIQIGRLQQFAMDSFHASGNPLPFEPGEETGRSVALIGAGPASLACAAELRRRGIRATIHDARPLPGGLNTYGIAEYKLTLADSLHEIDLLAQLGVEFRFETPVDAALLAQLESTHDAIFLGIGLGGIHQLGVAGEQLAGVTNALDLIAGYKSGLITTSPARVAVVGAGNTAIDAAIASVRLGAVEVHMIYRRGAEHMSAFSFEYEHAKQEGVNFFWHVQPTAIRGTGSVESLQLTRLAPTTDGSLILEPGSEFTLPIDLVVLAIGQGTHTTFLPNGSGSATIQLERGRIVIDRVSGQTSNPKYFAGGDCTNGGREVVDAVADGKRAGIGIAAWLEGNHVHA; from the coding sequence ATGAGTCAACGAGCGTCATACCGGCAACAGTTCTCTCCTGCGCCTGAAATCGCGGCGAAGTTTGGCGATATCCATCCCCCGCTGGGCAGCCAGGCAGCCACAGTAGAGGCCAACCGATGCCTCTACTGCTTCGACGCTCCCTGCACGGCCGCCTGCCCCACGCACATCGACGTCCCGCGCTTTATCAAGAAGATCGCCAGCGGCAATCTCGCAGGCTCTGCCCGCACGATTCTCGATGCGAACATCCTCGGCGCAAGCTGTTCGAGGGCCTGCCCGGTGAATGTGCTCTGCGAGGGCTCCTGCGTGATGCACCGCTATAACAAGCAGCCTATCCAGATCGGCCGCCTGCAGCAGTTCGCCATGGACTCCTTTCATGCAAGCGGTAATCCATTGCCCTTTGAGCCCGGTGAGGAGACTGGCCGATCCGTGGCGCTCATCGGCGCCGGACCCGCCTCGCTGGCCTGTGCCGCCGAACTTCGCCGCAGGGGCATTCGCGCAACGATCCACGACGCCCGCCCGCTTCCCGGAGGACTCAACACCTACGGCATCGCCGAGTACAAGCTGACGCTCGCCGACAGCCTGCACGAGATCGATCTGCTTGCCCAGCTTGGCGTGGAGTTTCGCTTCGAGACGCCGGTCGACGCGGCGCTGCTTGCCCAGCTTGAGAGCACCCACGATGCGATCTTTCTCGGCATCGGTCTCGGAGGCATCCACCAGCTCGGTGTCGCTGGTGAGCAACTCGCGGGAGTCACTAACGCACTCGACCTCATCGCCGGCTACAAGTCCGGATTAATCACCACGTCTCCCGCGCGCGTAGCCGTCGTCGGGGCAGGGAATACCGCCATTGATGCCGCGATTGCTTCAGTCCGTCTCGGCGCCGTCGAGGTCCACATGATCTACCGCCGCGGAGCAGAGCACATGTCGGCCTTCTCCTTTGAGTACGAACACGCCAAACAGGAGGGAGTGAACTTTTTCTGGCACGTGCAGCCCACCGCCATCCGCGGCACCGGCTCCGTCGAGTCGCTCCAGCTCACGCGACTCGCCCCCACAACTGACGGCTCGCTCATCCTGGAGCCGGGCTCAGAGTTCACGCTGCCCATCGACCTCGTCGTTCTTGCGATTGGTCAGGGAACCCACACCACGTTTCTCCCCAACGGGAGTGGGAGCGCGACGATCCAGCTCGAGCGTGGCCGTATCGTCATCGATCGCGTCAGCGGCCAGACCTCGAACCCGAAGTACTTCGCCGGCGGCGACTGCACCAACGGCGGCCGCGAGGTCGTCGACGCCGTCGCCGACGGCAAACGAGCAGGCATCGGTATCGCTGCCTGGCTGGAGGGCAATCATGTCCACGCCTAA
- a CDS encoding Zn-dependent hydrolase, whose product MPLDPRRVVSDLEELRSLTADANGAQRVAWSPTWLKARAWFQEKGRALGFEHHLDAAGNSWTTLPGESDRALILGGHLDSVPNGGWLDGCLGVLASFEVLRSLQEEFNGRPPFTIRVVDWADEEGARFGRSLLGSSAFAGTQTIATDRGRTDRDGVRLEDALKNCGVLIDRIGDAAVERRNASAYLELHIEQGPVLEAKQLPLGAVLGTKGVERHTITFHGQEAHSGSTPMAVRRDALAAAAKLALEIRPIARKHPDSVATMGSVKTFPGIVTAVVGRCETTLDMRDLDAGVLASMLTEAHSASERFAAEERCSVEWSKIWNIEPIPFNSRLIGFCEEAIRETAGVSHSLPSGPLHDAAEVARAGIPTVMMFTQSLAGLSHNKAEDTRKEHLELAVQAFDRLAHKTLNWLGGRNSQ is encoded by the coding sequence ATGCCGCTTGATCCGCGAAGAGTAGTCTCTGATCTGGAAGAGCTACGTTCCCTGACAGCCGATGCTAATGGCGCACAGCGCGTAGCCTGGAGCCCGACGTGGCTCAAGGCCCGTGCCTGGTTTCAGGAGAAGGGAAGGGCCCTGGGATTCGAGCACCATCTCGATGCAGCCGGCAACTCGTGGACGACGCTTCCCGGAGAATCCGATCGCGCCTTGATTCTAGGCGGTCATCTTGACTCAGTTCCGAACGGCGGATGGCTCGATGGCTGCCTGGGCGTACTGGCTAGCTTTGAGGTTCTACGCAGCCTGCAGGAGGAGTTCAATGGCAGACCGCCCTTCACAATTCGTGTGGTTGACTGGGCCGATGAGGAAGGCGCGCGCTTTGGTCGGAGCCTCTTAGGCTCCTCTGCGTTTGCAGGCACGCAGACCATCGCGACCGATCGAGGCCGAACCGATCGCGACGGGGTACGTCTGGAAGACGCTCTAAAGAACTGTGGCGTTCTGATCGACAGGATCGGCGACGCTGCGGTCGAACGTCGCAACGCCTCCGCCTATCTCGAGCTTCACATCGAGCAGGGGCCTGTGCTCGAGGCGAAGCAGCTTCCGCTCGGAGCCGTGCTGGGAACCAAGGGAGTCGAGCGCCACACAATTACGTTTCACGGCCAGGAGGCACACTCCGGTTCGACGCCGATGGCGGTGCGTCGCGATGCGTTGGCCGCTGCCGCAAAGCTCGCGCTTGAGATTCGCCCAATCGCCCGCAAGCACCCTGATTCGGTGGCGACCATGGGCAGCGTCAAGACCTTCCCCGGTATCGTGACCGCTGTGGTTGGCCGTTGCGAGACGACGCTCGACATGCGCGATCTTGACGCAGGCGTTCTCGCCTCCATGCTCACGGAGGCCCACTCCGCCAGCGAGCGCTTCGCCGCCGAAGAACGCTGCTCCGTGGAGTGGTCGAAAATCTGGAACATCGAGCCGATCCCCTTCAACTCGCGCCTGATAGGCTTCTGCGAGGAGGCGATTCGCGAGACTGCGGGCGTCTCGCACAGCCTTCCTTCCGGCCCGCTGCACGATGCCGCCGAGGTTGCGCGCGCCGGAATCCCCACGGTGATGATGTTCACGCAATCGCTCGCCGGCCTCAGCCATAACAAGGCCGAAGACACCAGGAAGGAGCATCTCGAGCTTGCAGTGCAGGCCTTCGACCGGCTCGCCCACAAGACGTTGAATTGGTTAGGCGGACGTAACTCACAATGA
- a CDS encoding NCS1 family nucleobase:cation symporter-1, whose protein sequence is MIPTGSSVATDTAQRIANADARLYNHDLAPTTPEHRTWSTYNYIALWFSMSMEVTTYMLASSLIAGGMNWKQAVLTILLGNLIVLIPMILNAHAGAKYGIPFPVFVRASFGTRGANIPAILRAIVACGWFGIQSWIGGQSIAQMIYVLSPAAQGMPWVLWACFLGFWLLNMLVVWRGVESIRFLQSFSAPFLFCMSLTLLVWMLQKAGGFGPMLAAPSQFHSTGSFLRFFFPSLTAMVGYWATLSLNIPDFTRYAKNQDAQIVGQAFGLPVAMTLYSFIGIAVTSASAVIFGEPIWSPITLLGRFHQPFIAFLALISILIATLNVNIGANVVSPSNDFSNLAPRYISFRTGGLITGLLGLAMMPWKLMATFGSYIFGWLVGYSGLLGPVAGIMVADYFLIRRRRLDVCSLYRRNGVYEYSSGINPRAIVALITGVLLALTGIVLNRLGVGASWLIGGHHVVRVLVHFYDYAWFVGFFTAGTVYTMLMRGHADAPRSEVILSTAE, encoded by the coding sequence GTGATCCCCACCGGCTCTTCTGTCGCGACGGATACAGCGCAAAGAATCGCGAACGCCGACGCGCGCCTCTACAATCACGACCTCGCGCCCACCACACCGGAACACCGCACCTGGAGCACCTACAACTACATCGCGCTGTGGTTCTCCATGTCGATGGAGGTCACCACCTACATGCTCGCCTCCTCGCTCATCGCTGGCGGCATGAACTGGAAGCAGGCTGTCCTCACCATCCTGCTGGGAAACCTCATCGTCCTCATCCCCATGATCCTCAACGCGCACGCGGGCGCGAAATATGGCATTCCGTTCCCCGTCTTCGTGCGCGCAAGCTTCGGCACGCGCGGGGCAAACATTCCAGCGATCCTGCGCGCGATTGTGGCATGCGGCTGGTTTGGCATTCAGTCGTGGATCGGAGGCCAATCCATCGCGCAGATGATCTATGTTCTTTCGCCCGCCGCACAGGGAATGCCGTGGGTGCTCTGGGCCTGCTTCCTCGGCTTTTGGCTCTTGAACATGTTGGTCGTGTGGCGTGGTGTCGAATCCATCCGCTTCCTCCAGAGCTTCTCCGCGCCGTTTCTCTTCTGCATGTCGCTCACTCTGCTCGTGTGGATGCTCCAAAAGGCTGGCGGCTTCGGTCCCATGCTCGCTGCACCCAGCCAGTTTCACTCCACCGGAAGCTTCCTGCGCTTCTTCTTTCCTTCTCTTACCGCGATGGTTGGCTACTGGGCGACGCTCTCGCTCAACATCCCCGACTTCACGCGCTACGCAAAGAACCAGGATGCCCAGATTGTCGGCCAGGCCTTTGGGCTTCCCGTCGCGATGACGCTGTATTCCTTCATCGGCATCGCCGTTACCTCCGCGTCGGCAGTCATCTTCGGCGAACCCATCTGGTCGCCGATCACGCTGCTCGGGCGTTTCCATCAGCCGTTCATCGCATTCCTCGCGCTCATCTCGATCCTCATCGCTACCCTCAACGTCAACATCGGCGCCAACGTCGTCTCCCCCTCCAACGACTTCTCCAACCTCGCGCCGCGCTACATCTCCTTCCGCACCGGAGGCCTCATCACCGGTCTCCTCGGCCTCGCAATGATGCCGTGGAAGCTGATGGCGACCTTCGGTTCGTACATTTTCGGCTGGCTCGTCGGATACTCCGGCCTGCTTGGCCCGGTCGCAGGAATCATGGTCGCCGACTACTTCCTGATTCGCAGGAGAAGGCTTGATGTCTGCTCGCTCTACCGGCGCAACGGAGTCTACGAGTATTCAAGCGGCATCAACCCGCGTGCGATCGTCGCACTCATCACCGGAGTCCTATTGGCGCTTACCGGTATCGTACTGAATCGCCTCGGCGTCGGAGCGAGTTGGTTGATTGGCGGACATCACGTTGTGCGCGTTCTAGTGCACTTCTACGACTACGCCTGGTTCGTCGGATTCTTTACCGCTGGCACCGTCTACACCATGCTGATGCGCGGCCACGCTGATGCGCCGCGCTCCGAGGTCATCCTGTCTACAGCCGAATAG
- the hydA gene encoding dihydropyrimidinase yields MGMLIQNGTVINADGRQKADVLIEGETIAQVAPNLSAADHTVVDATGLFVMPGGIDVHTHLDMPFGGTVSADDYRTGTIAAAVGGTTTVIDFALQSMGHTMREAYDTWRGKSRGKACIDYGLHMAVTDLGGGDCSRGLREMEEMVAEGISSFKLFMAYPGVLMIDDGLMFRVMQKAAALNALCCVHAENGSAIDVVVAQMLAEGKTAPHYHALSRSPKAEAEATHRAIALADMTGAAVYIVHLSNEYALDELRFMQARGARAMAETCIQYLVLSLEDQMPGKSWDEAKYVLTPPLREKKNQEPLWQALEKGSLAVVSTDHCPFRFADQKSLGRNNFSKIPNGGPGIENRMQILWHFGVNSGRLTPEQFVELACTAPARIFGMPKKGTLAPGKDADILLWNPNADYTISAATQRMATDYSMFEGWKVRGNAKHVFSRGDLVVKDGEWIGEVGRGRFLKREANAGGFA; encoded by the coding sequence ATGGGAATGCTGATTCAGAACGGAACCGTCATCAACGCCGACGGCCGGCAGAAGGCCGACGTCCTCATCGAAGGCGAGACCATCGCACAGGTCGCGCCGAACCTCTCCGCTGCTGATCACACTGTGGTCGACGCCACCGGCCTCTTCGTCATGCCCGGCGGAATCGACGTGCACACGCATCTCGATATGCCCTTCGGCGGCACGGTCTCTGCTGACGACTACCGTACCGGCACCATCGCCGCCGCAGTCGGCGGCACAACCACCGTTATCGACTTCGCGCTCCAGTCCATGGGCCACACCATGCGCGAGGCGTACGATACCTGGCGCGGCAAGTCGCGCGGCAAAGCGTGCATCGACTATGGGCTCCACATGGCCGTTACCGATCTCGGAGGCGGCGACTGTTCGCGCGGCCTCCGTGAGATGGAAGAGATGGTCGCCGAAGGCATCTCGTCCTTCAAGCTCTTCATGGCCTATCCCGGTGTCCTCATGATCGACGACGGTCTCATGTTCCGGGTCATGCAGAAAGCCGCCGCACTCAACGCGCTCTGTTGCGTCCACGCCGAAAACGGCAGCGCCATCGATGTCGTCGTCGCGCAGATGCTTGCCGAGGGCAAGACCGCGCCTCACTACCACGCGCTCTCGCGCTCGCCCAAAGCCGAGGCCGAAGCGACCCACCGCGCCATCGCACTCGCCGACATGACCGGCGCAGCAGTCTACATCGTGCACCTCTCCAACGAGTACGCCCTGGACGAGCTCAGGTTCATGCAGGCACGCGGAGCCCGCGCAATGGCCGAGACCTGCATCCAGTACCTGGTCCTCTCGCTCGAAGATCAGATGCCCGGCAAGAGTTGGGATGAAGCGAAATATGTCCTCACGCCTCCGCTCCGCGAGAAGAAGAACCAGGAGCCGCTGTGGCAGGCGCTCGAGAAAGGCTCGCTTGCCGTCGTCTCCACTGACCACTGCCCCTTCCGCTTCGCCGATCAGAAATCCCTTGGCCGCAATAACTTCAGCAAGATCCCCAACGGCGGCCCCGGTATCGAAAACCGCATGCAGATCCTCTGGCACTTCGGCGTCAACTCCGGCCGCCTTACACCAGAGCAGTTCGTCGAGCTGGCCTGCACCGCTCCAGCACGCATCTTCGGCATGCCGAAGAAAGGCACGCTCGCACCCGGCAAGGACGCCGACATCCTCCTCTGGAACCCGAACGCCGACTACACCATCTCCGCCGCAACGCAGCGCATGGCGACCGATTACTCCATGTTCGAAGGCTGGAAGGTCCGCGGAAACGCAAAACACGTCTTCTCGCGCGGTGATCTCGTCGTGAAAGATGGCGAGTGGATCGGAGAAGTCGGCCGTGGCCGCTTTCTCAAGCGCGAAGCCAACGCAGGAGGGTTCGCCTAG
- a CDS encoding IclR family transcriptional regulator: MRSVAPRTPSIKPSGKRYYPTPALEKGLDILELFASTPEGMTVSEVARRLNRTMSEIFRMLLCLEQRGYLAQSGAKDRYHLTLRLFRMGQEHPPTKRMVVEAMPIMHRVAYETRQSCHLGVLDGGHVVIIAQVDSPESTGFYVKVGSKVDLMHASTGHVILAHQDEDARERAIQEWAIETKKKKPADLGDHLDKIRQRGYERRASYEVTGVVNISFPVLNSQGNAVAGLTVPYVKRIEDTIGVQEIVNALRLASREISVAIGAVLESEPVQQEPKHRTAKAKK; this comes from the coding sequence ATGCGATCCGTTGCTCCTCGTACCCCGTCGATCAAGCCAAGCGGCAAGAGATATTACCCAACCCCAGCGCTCGAGAAGGGGCTGGACATTCTCGAGTTGTTCGCCAGCACTCCTGAGGGAATGACGGTGAGCGAGGTTGCGCGGCGGCTCAACCGCACCATGTCGGAGATCTTCCGCATGCTGCTGTGCCTGGAGCAGCGCGGGTATCTGGCTCAGTCCGGTGCGAAGGACCGATATCATCTGACACTCCGGCTCTTCCGTATGGGGCAGGAGCATCCGCCGACTAAGCGCATGGTGGTGGAGGCGATGCCGATCATGCACCGCGTAGCGTACGAGACGCGGCAGTCGTGCCACCTGGGCGTTCTGGACGGAGGACATGTCGTGATCATCGCGCAGGTGGACTCGCCTGAGTCGACGGGCTTTTATGTGAAGGTGGGGTCGAAGGTCGACCTGATGCATGCATCGACCGGACACGTGATTCTGGCGCACCAGGATGAAGATGCCAGGGAGAGAGCGATCCAGGAGTGGGCGATTGAGACAAAGAAGAAGAAGCCCGCCGACCTGGGTGATCACCTCGACAAGATTCGCCAGCGGGGCTATGAGCGGCGCGCCAGCTATGAGGTGACAGGTGTGGTAAATATCAGCTTCCCGGTCCTGAACTCGCAGGGCAATGCCGTGGCCGGACTGACGGTGCCTTATGTGAAGCGGATCGAGGACACGATCGGGGTACAGGAGATTGTGAATGCGCTTCGGCTGGCGAGCCGGGAGATCAGCGTAGCGATCGGCGCGGTGCTGGAGAGTGAACCGGTCCAACAGGAGCCAAAGCATCGCACTGCGAAGGCAAAAAAGTAG
- the zwf gene encoding glucose-6-phosphate dehydrogenase: MSNPHSDALVFFGATGDLAYKKIFPALQSMIKHGTLNVPVIGVAKAGWNLDQMRARAKDSLEQHGGLDAEAWPKLSGLLRYVDGDYADPATFQAVRTALGDARHPAHYLAIPPSMFETVVEQLVKSGSAKGARVIVEKPFGHDLASAQELNLILLSAFNESSIFRIDHYLAKNAVYNMVSFRFANPFLEAIWDRDHVESVQITMAENFGIQGRGAFYDPTGAIRDVIQNHIFQVMCNLAMEPPARDDSESLRDEKVKVLKSIPPIEPRDLVRGQFEGYLKEKGVAPDSKTETFAVLRLELNSWRWQGVPFYIRAGKNLPATCLEIIARFRRLPLPNIIPADSPQNYMRFRLNPATTVAMGVSVPPPIEGGKRECAELVVSRHPHPGEMEAYERVLSDAMAGDATLFARQDYVEEAWRIVDPVLKADTPIYPYAPQTWGPKEAYQSVLPTGGWHRPCIEED, from the coding sequence GTGAGCAATCCCCATTCTGACGCGCTGGTGTTTTTTGGTGCCACGGGAGATCTGGCGTACAAGAAAATCTTCCCGGCGTTGCAGTCGATGATCAAGCACGGGACGCTCAACGTCCCGGTGATTGGCGTCGCGAAGGCTGGATGGAATCTTGACCAGATGAGGGCGCGAGCCAAAGACAGTCTGGAGCAGCACGGCGGCCTCGATGCCGAAGCATGGCCCAAGCTGAGCGGCCTGCTTCGCTACGTCGACGGTGACTACGCAGATCCGGCCACGTTTCAGGCCGTGCGAACCGCACTCGGCGACGCACGTCATCCTGCGCATTATCTTGCGATTCCGCCATCGATGTTTGAGACGGTTGTGGAGCAGTTGGTAAAGTCTGGCTCGGCCAAAGGCGCGCGCGTGATCGTGGAAAAGCCGTTTGGCCACGATCTGGCTTCTGCCCAGGAGCTCAATCTGATTTTGCTCTCCGCGTTCAATGAATCGTCTATCTTCCGCATAGACCATTACCTCGCAAAGAACGCCGTTTACAACATGGTCAGCTTCCGTTTCGCGAACCCCTTCCTTGAGGCGATATGGGATCGCGATCACGTTGAGAGCGTGCAGATCACCATGGCAGAGAACTTCGGGATCCAGGGTCGAGGTGCGTTCTACGATCCGACTGGCGCGATTCGCGACGTCATCCAGAACCACATCTTTCAGGTGATGTGTAACCTGGCGATGGAGCCCCCCGCGCGCGACGATAGTGAATCCCTGCGCGACGAGAAGGTCAAGGTGCTGAAATCCATTCCGCCGATCGAGCCGAGAGATCTCGTTCGCGGGCAGTTTGAGGGTTATCTCAAGGAGAAGGGAGTGGCTCCGGACTCGAAGACCGAGACCTTCGCGGTGCTTCGGCTGGAGTTGAACTCATGGCGCTGGCAGGGAGTTCCTTTCTACATCCGTGCAGGGAAAAATCTGCCGGCGACATGCCTTGAGATCATCGCCCGTTTTCGTCGCCTCCCGCTGCCTAATATCATCCCGGCGGACTCGCCACAGAACTACATGCGGTTCCGCCTGAATCCTGCGACTACGGTAGCGATGGGCGTCTCGGTACCTCCCCCCATTGAAGGCGGAAAACGAGAGTGCGCGGAACTCGTCGTTAGCCGCCACCCGCACCCCGGCGAAATGGAAGCGTACGAGCGGGTGTTGAGCGATGCCATGGCCGGAGATGCAACGCTGTTCGCCCGCCAGGATTACGTCGAAGAGGCCTGGAGGATTGTCGATCCGGTGTTGAAGGCTGATACACCGATTTATCCGTATGCACCGCAGACGTGGGGGCCTAAGGAGGCCTACCAGAGCGTTCTTCCGACAGGCGGTTGGCACAGGCCATGTATCGAGGAGGACTAG
- a CDS encoding enolase C-terminal domain-like protein has product MSEIIITDIRVIDLRFPTSRESIGSDAVNKDPDYSAAYCILETNTGLEGHGLTFTLGRGTELCVMALEYLGHVVKGRSLASLTEDMVGFSRALTDESQFRWLGPEKGVIHLAAGALINAVWDLYARAEKKPLWRLLAGMEPKQILSAVDFRYIDDALKPEEAREILEAAQAGKAERIAVLERDGYPAYTTSVGWYGFSDEKIRRLCHEALADGWTRFKLKVGGDPVNDLRRGRIVREEIGWTNKLMVDANQKWGVEEAIQRTRELAALDPWWMEEPTNPDDILGHARIRAEAAPIRIATGEHCHNRVMFKQFFQAKAIDVCQIDSCRVAGVNENLAILLMAAKFKVPVCPHAGGVGLCEYVQHLSAFDFVSVSATMEDRVIEYVGHLHEHFVDPVRIRRGRYLMPEMPGYSIEIRAESLQRYRFPEGEAWRAEEAQETAIAESAH; this is encoded by the coding sequence GTGAGCGAAATCATCATTACCGACATCCGCGTCATCGATCTGAGGTTTCCGACGTCGCGCGAGAGCATTGGTTCGGATGCGGTGAATAAGGACCCGGACTACTCGGCGGCGTACTGCATCCTTGAGACGAACACGGGGCTCGAAGGACATGGACTCACGTTCACACTGGGGCGAGGGACGGAGTTGTGCGTCATGGCGCTGGAGTACCTGGGCCATGTGGTCAAAGGCCGCTCGCTGGCTTCGCTAACCGAAGATATGGTTGGCTTCAGCCGTGCGTTGACCGATGAGAGTCAGTTCCGGTGGCTCGGGCCGGAGAAGGGCGTGATTCACCTCGCCGCAGGCGCTCTGATTAATGCTGTGTGGGACTTGTATGCGCGGGCGGAGAAGAAGCCCTTGTGGCGTCTGCTGGCGGGGATGGAGCCGAAACAGATTCTTTCTGCCGTCGATTTTCGCTACATCGATGATGCGTTGAAACCTGAAGAAGCGCGGGAGATCTTAGAGGCAGCACAGGCAGGCAAGGCCGAGCGGATCGCTGTGCTGGAGCGCGATGGGTATCCGGCGTACACGACCTCTGTGGGATGGTATGGATTCAGCGATGAGAAGATCCGCAGGCTGTGCCACGAGGCGCTGGCCGACGGGTGGACCAGGTTCAAGCTGAAGGTCGGCGGCGATCCCGTGAACGACCTGCGGCGGGGACGGATCGTGCGCGAGGAGATTGGCTGGACGAACAAGCTGATGGTGGACGCCAACCAGAAGTGGGGCGTCGAGGAGGCGATTCAGCGAACGCGCGAGTTGGCCGCGCTGGATCCATGGTGGATGGAAGAGCCTACCAACCCGGACGACATTCTGGGCCACGCACGCATTCGCGCTGAGGCCGCGCCGATCCGGATCGCGACGGGAGAGCACTGCCATAACCGTGTGATGTTCAAGCAATTTTTCCAGGCGAAGGCGATCGACGTGTGCCAGATCGATAGCTGCAGGGTTGCGGGAGTGAATGAGAACCTCGCGATTCTACTGATGGCTGCGAAGTTCAAGGTTCCGGTGTGTCCGCATGCGGGCGGCGTGGGCCTGTGCGAGTACGTGCAGCATCTCTCGGCGTTCGACTTTGTCAGCGTCTCAGCGACTATGGAGGACCGCGTGATCGAGTATGTGGGCCATCTGCACGAGCACTTTGTTGATCCGGTGCGCATACGGCGAGGGAGGTATCTGATGCCGGAGATGCCGGGCTACAGCATCGAGATTCGCGCGGAGTCGCTGCAGCGATACCGCTTCCCGGAAGGTGAGGCCTGGCGCGCTGAGGAAGCGCAGGAGACGGCCATCGCGGAGAGTGCGCATTGA